The following are from one region of the Sorghum bicolor cultivar BTx623 chromosome 2, Sorghum_bicolor_NCBIv3, whole genome shotgun sequence genome:
- the LOC8084100 gene encoding uncharacterized protein LOC8084100, with the protein MALSFKMLATSLVVAVLLLGTPQARVICALEDDEVTPNDDMVPEQTKPAEQVVVAIPGGAGTILAGSSICLQCRCCSKSSPGTCQTTTCSSSFKCDPSGKCKLVQDKCGCGGAK; encoded by the exons ATGGCGCTTAGCTTCAAGATGCTGGCCACCTCCCTCGTCGTCGCCGTCCTCCTCTTGGGCACCCCACAAGCtcgag TAATTTGCGCATTGGAGGACGATGAGGTGACGCCGAACGACGACATGGTGCCGGAGCAGACGAAGCCGGCGGAGCAGGTGGTGGTGGCGATCCCCGGCGGCGCCGGCACAATATTGGCGGGGTCGTCCATCTGCCTGCAGTGCCGGTGCTGCTCCAAGTCGAGCCCTGGGACATGCCAGACGACCACCTGCTCCTCCAGCTTCAAGTGCGATCCCAGCGGCAAGTGCAAACTCGTGCAGGACAaatgcggctgcggcggcgccaAATAG